The Arvicola amphibius chromosome 6, mArvAmp1.2, whole genome shotgun sequence DNA window GGCTGAGTATGAGACACGCATAGTCCCACACGGCTCTGAGTTAGCAGAGGTCCCCTGGAGATTTCTGGCAAGCTGACTGGGCTGCATCCAGcaccagcactagggaagcagaccCTGTATCAGGGCTAAGCCCACAACATGTAGGATAGATAGCCAGGCAGCCCAATGTGCTGGACCTGCTCCCCCTGCAAGCAGCCTCAACATAGCAAGCACACTCTGCTCTGGTGGCTGCCCCTGCCTGGACTTGCCATGGGTCACTCAGGTATCCTGTAGCCAAAATTCCAACGAAGCATAAGAACAACAGAGAAGGAGCGCGAGGAGATGCTGCTCAGAACGCTGTGCTACAGTGTCAGGCCGAGCTTTCAGACAGGGAGAGCCTCCATAAGCAGCCAAGGGACAGGGAGCTGCCCAGCAGCCTTGTTAGTGAGGAGCAGGTTTGACTCCTGGGCACCTCTGTGTGGTCAAGGGTAATGAGTTCTGCTTCCAAACCACTGCCTGCCAAATGGAGGTCACATGAGCAACAGCTAGCAACTGTCAAATGATGTGTACCGGTCTCTGGGCATAGCTCCTGCTGCTCAATAAACACTCGTGGGACTTTGGACCATGAGGATCCTCAGAACTCCCTTGGTTATATGAAGACATCAGGCCCCTTGAGCTATCCCTTCCTGCTAGTGCCAGGCTGGCCAGTCACTGCACAACTGTGCCCCACAGGGACAATGCTGTCAAAAATACACAGAGCAGCTCACTGCCCCTGAACGAGGAGAGGACAAGGCTCAGACTGAAGATATGCAATAATCAGACCCTCTGAGGTTACACAGGCCCCCAGACATGACTATCTCCTTCCTCCAGGCTTGGGAAGGGATCTACCATGATTCCCACCTGAGGATGGGGATGGGACAGAGGAGAGGCTGTCTGTGGATGAGGGGGAACAACGGCCTTGTTTCTCTTGCCTAAACGCCCAGATCACCCATTCAGCTCTGTGAAGAGCCACTGCTGAGTGCGCTGGGAGGGCTTAGCTGGCACCTGGCCCTTGACTCACCCTGGTCGATGGAGTGCTGTGGCAGCCGGCTGAGCTGACTGCTCACTACCCCCGCGTAGGTGCGCAGGAATTCTTCCTCGCTGGCGGTCAGCTGCAGGGTGAGAGTGCTGTGGTGAGGGGAGCACGTACCTGGTCCCCAAAAGGCACCCTACCTCATCCCACTAGTACCTCCCTTCGTGCTCCTTGCCCTCTATTCCTGGGGTGGCTGCTAGTCTCCCAGCAATCCCTCCCTGCTTCCACCCTGAAAACCAGGTCCCTCAAGTTCACATGTCCTGCCACTTTCAATCTAGATCTCTGTCTCTTCTGGTATAGAGCAGGTATGAAAGCCAGGCCCTGGCCAGACACCAGCAGCCAATCAGCCATTCCAAatccctccatttcttttcaaaagatgTCTCTGCGCTTGTCTGTCTACTGCCCTCCTCCGTGGCCACCCTGCCCAGTTGCCCCTCACTTGCTCCCAGGATAGAAGCCTCTCTGAGGTCACTGAGGGTCAGAAAGGAAGGTTAAAATCCCCATAGTCCCTGGCTGAAAATCAACAATGAAGTGGAAAGATTCTCTCTTAGCAATGCCTCCCCAACACTGGACATGTAGGTCTCTGTGTAGGGGGATCCTGAACTGGCCCCTGCTGCCTCATCCCTCTTTCAGGGTGGCAGGTACCCAGATGTTTGATACCCTACAGGCACTCACATTTGACCCCATCTTCCTCAGCATGAGCAGCACACGGACCTTCTGTTGAATGTACATCTCCTCCGGGCTCTTACCAGGTGCTCCTTCGCGGTTCATCCCCCTGGCCCAGCTCTGGGGACTCCTGCAAGGAGAGGGGCTGCGTTACGGAGAAAATGCCAGGATGAGATTTCTCTAATACTGACACCTTTCTTCAGTAGTCCCTCCCCAGTAGGGGCCCCATCCTCACAGCACAGAAGTCACAGAAGAGGTGGGGGGTCCAAACTACCTCCTGACCGAGGCCTAGGCAGCACGGCTGAGGAGCCCTCATTCTAGAGAATAGGCTGCAGGGAACAGCCACGATTTCTGTTTTGAGCCACAGGAGAAATGAGGCATGAAGTCCCAAGACTTCTAGGTTTTCAACACAGATAGCATGAGTGAGAAATGAAAGGAACTGGTCAGCGGTGGCTAGCCGGGGCCTCTGCacaggaaactgtggtcagtgaCAGCACCCAGGGCAGCGACGGCACCCTGTGCAAAAACCCCTACCAAACTCAAGAGGCCAACTCCTGGGCAAGGTGCCAAAGACTCCCTCTATGAGGGTGGCTGGTCCAGGACTATGGAGCAGAGGCACTGGTAGGGCTGCTACTGCCACCCCCACAAGCCCACCCACCTGTTAGAGGGTAGCTCTTGAAGACAGCTGTGAAGGCCAGTGGCTGTGTCCAGGTGTCTCTGGCCTGCGCTACAGCCAGCCCCAGAAAGAGAAGCCCagagcttcctcctgcagaaggagctgggggagaggagacaggatctAGGGGTTTGGGTTACACACTTGAACTCCTGGACAAGTCAGAAATAACGCAGCAGCTGGTGGGGTGGAGCCTCAGCAGCCCTGCTACCAAGGAGCTGCACTCGGGGAACAGGGAACCCGGCTGGCAGGCTAAGGACACTCCTTACACCATCCACTCCCAGTGGCCCATGAATCCCAGACAGGGACATGCTGGACAAGGCAATACTCCATGCCAAGGGCGCACCCGGGAATGTGCCGGAGCCTGGGCAACAGCTCCTGAGTATCTACTAGTCAGCTGCTCAAAAGCCTAATGGGGCCCTCGCCCTGCAAGCCCACACAACAGGTTAAAAACCTGGCCAGCTGGGGCTGATGTTATATCTGCATATCTGACACAGCACAGGCTCCTTCCAGAGTCTTCGTATCTACCCCTGGAGCCCTAGAACCCAGATTCCTTACTTCTGTGATCTGCTCCCTTCCAATTCACCCTGGGCTCAGAAAAGGATCAAAATAACAAGTAGGGACTGAGAAGAGGCACAGTGGCTTTGAGCACAGTCTCCAGGACACACACCATCCTGTGGATGGCCCTCATTTCTGGCAGAGCCCAACAGGAAGCAAGGATCTGGGGTAGCTCTCCTTCATTTGACCTGCCCCTCTAGCTCACACACCAGCACTGCTGCTCTGGGGATGGACCGCACAGGGCTGATCCCTGCCTGGACCTTGAATATCGGTATTGTGGCTACATCTCCTTCCTGGGGCCTCCATCTGGGCTACTATGGCCTTGGCCTCATAGCCCTCTCACATCCTCCATTGTCCTTTCCCCCCCAGAGTCGCTAGAACAATCTATACAGGCCAGGAGAGATCCCACGCCCTACCCTGCCTAGCTCTACATTTCCTGGCTGGCTGCCTGCGAGGCCAAGTGTGATCTTCCCCCTGTAGCCCAGCTCTCCCTGCTCCTCTGCTGTTCAGCCTCTGCACTGGGTATCCATCCCCTGGGCCCAGAACTATCCTCATGTTGGCTTCATGGTAACTCTCCAGGGGTCAGTTCTGTGGCTCCATCTCTTGTCACACAGCCCTGTCTCACCGTCCTAGTTTTCTGAGCATCTTGTTGGACCATCTGCTTATTGTCTCTTCCATTCCCTGCTGTCTGCTCTGCCTGCCCGTCCTCCTCGAGCCTGGATCCCAGTAGGCTCTTAGTAAGTACTGCCCATCTGGCTGAATGGAACAGGGGAGCAGTCTTTAGTGTCCTGGATACCCCCTTTCTACTGTACATATACCAATTTGGAATTAATGTCATTGTATTAAGACACTTAAGTACTAACCCAGAGTCCTGCAACCAAATTTTACTTTCCCAAAGGACTCCCCCTCCCAAAGTACATAATATGGCCTGAGCCACTGTGACCTCCAGCAAATATCAGAAGTACTCCATGGAGCCTTCACACTGGGAGTCAGAGCTCCCGTGCCCAAGGACTAGTTTTCAGATGGCCATCCCCTATGAAGGATGCATGGCATGCAAGGAGCCAGCCACAAGGTGCCGCCATACACCAAGGTTTCTGGGTGTCTTGGCAACACGGGAATTCCTGACAGTTACTCGGGTGGGAAGCGCTTACACACCACGCTCTAATCACTCATATTTCTCCACTCAGAGGGCTGCTCCTGCAGGACAGGGTCTGGCTAGTGCTGCATCGTCAGTGCTCACTGGAGGGCCTCCATTGAGCAGTCATTTCACAGGGCATCTGCCTTAGACTCTGTCCCACAGCTTTACCCCTCCACACCTGGAGATTGGCAGATCCCATCCTCCTTGCTGCTGCAGTCCTGCTGTGAGCTCCTAGGGTTTGCGGCAGCAGGGCTCAACGGGGTCTTTAGGGTCAGGTCATTCTTATTTTAACACACTTGCCTGGAACAATATGCTTCCTAAACTTCAGGAGAATCATGACTTAGTATTCTGAAAAAATTTTGTAATCTAGTATTCTGCTTACacctatttattgattgatttgcatgtttgtgtgctgaccatggtgcacatgtggagggcagagggggtGACcttcaggactcagttctctcctagggattgaactctggcGCAAGGATTGGGTGGCAAGGACTTCTACCCACTGGTGCTGCTAAAGCTCTGCTTTGCTGACCCTGTCCTGCTGCCTGCCGGGAAGGAACGCCCAGGGCTGGCTCTGGGATAAAGTGGAGCACAGGTCCCTGCCCTTCACATTCCAGGCCAAACGCTCCAGAAAGCATCCTAACTGATGTAATTCTGTCCTAATTCCCTGTAAGGGTGTCAATGTGAGGAAAATTAATAATTGAAGAGAATAAGTCATAATCATCCCAGACAAATGGCTGCTGGTGTGCCGTAAGCGTATTACAGCGTACTTGGATTTGCTGCTTATCCAGGCGAATATGTTATTAAATTTTCATCACAGTTCTGTCAAGTACTACATTAATGTCACTGGAGGATTCCTATTTTCCCCTGTAGGGATCAAGAACTGGTCTCCATTAAAATGTGCTTAGATTACATAAGCTCAAACTGCAATTAATTTAGATACTAATTATTTATCCAAGCTCAGACCTAAGAATCAAAAATAATGATGCATCGTAGGAGTGGTTTCAACTATTCCTACACACATCCCATCCCTAAAAATAGGCAGTGCTTCCCTTGCACTAAGAAGATTTCTCAGGAGTCAgagaactgaaaaggaaaatggcAAGAAACAACAGGCAGCTGTCAATCATGCAAAtgagcaggaggagagaggtggGTTTTGTATCATGTGGTGATAAACCACATGCCATGTATGAAGTGGTTTCATGTCAGAAAATCCCCTTTAACGGAATAAACACAAACACTAAGGGACACCACGCACAGGCAGACACTGAACAGCTGGTGGTTCTGAGACTGCCCCCTGCTGCAGGAAGCATGGCTGGTTCCCAACCACTGTGCAAGACCCACACGGGGAGAGAACTGTGAGGTCACGAGCTGAGATGGGTGCCGAGGTGTGGGAGACATCAAGGACAGTGTTGTCACATTCCCACCAGACTTCTGCAGACTTACATGGACCAACATGGCACTTCAGAAGTAGGAACCAGCGCAGGAGAGGCCAAGAATGTGACATGCAGCGGTCGGAGGCTGGGAGGCTAGCGCTGCCCACGTGGGTCTCTATCAGAGCTGATAAGGAGCCCGACAACTGACTTCCCTTTGACCTGTTTGAGTGGCCCTgagtacatttttatttataaacctGAAGCTAATGCTGTTTGCACACTCACACTTAtaacaatggggggggggggtcttgcaTCTGCTTAGAAAACTCAAACTCAAGCTGTGCCAGACCACAGGATGAGTCCTGCTGGGTCTCAAGGGTCGCTGCCCTGTGGACTGCAGTATTTGCCTTTCATTGTGTCCATGTTAAAATATCCTaggaaagccaggtgtggggcctctcacctataatctcagcatggGAAGCAAGAGGATGTCACAGCCGGTCTACACACTGAGTcccaggatacacacacacatgccatgagaGCTGGGCATGGAGACTCAGCGGGAATCccactactcaggaggctgaggcatggaGCTTGCCCTCGGGCTTAGAGCTACtttgggctatacagtgagtttcaattcagcctgggctataaaatgAGAACATATGTCAAAaaattttttgatttgttttgttttattttttgatttcctttccctctctttctccctctccctctccctctccctctctttctctctctccatagctctgactatcctggaactcccagaaatctgcctgcctctgccttcaaagtgctggaattaaaagcatatgcctgccaccatgcctgggttaaattttgttttgttttgtttttttgattttcaagacagagtttctctgtacaaagcctgtcctggaactcgctctgtagaccaggttggttttgaactcacagagatccgcctgtctctttttcctgagagctgggattaaaggtgtacgccactaCTGTCCAACCTGGGTCAAAAGTTTTTAAAGCataggaacaatttttttttttttggaaaggagctatgcatagtggcacacacctacgATCCCATTGCTTGGGATACAGAAGGTAAGGGATCAGGACTTCcaaagttatcctcagctacacagcgactttgaagccagcctgggctacagcaaaccctgtttccaaaacacAAACAGGCAACACAGGTGGACACACGGAGAGGGGAGTTGGGATGCGGTTTAGTggtagcatgcacaaagcctgagTGCCACGCACAAGGCCTGAGTGCCACGCACAATGCACCACAGTAAGGAAACAGCTCTGCAACTTCTAAATGCATCCATGTTTTCATAGGGTTTATATCAGATAAAAAACACAACATGTAGCTTATAGAGTTTACAGAAAATATTAACCCAGGGCAatcaagatagctcagcaggtaaacacACTTGCTACACAAGTCTATTCCTAGAACTCATGCATAGGTGAACAGAGAACTAACCTCACATGGGCATTGGCATTGCCCTCTCCCTTTGCCCCCCATATGggacacaataataaaatatttaaatccagAGTCTGCTCAATCTTAGCCTGAAAAATTAGCAGCATGGTGACACTGGCTCTAAGAATCCACACATCAAGTAGGGCATCTCTGCAGTACAGCATGGTTACTATACACAAGGCCTGGGCTCAATGCCCAGCagtgcaaggaaaaaaaaacaggaaagaaaaagaaccctCGTATTGGAAGAAACAAGTATCGTATGGGACcatggaggaaggcagagagatgggTGAATCTGATGTGTCAAggcttcccccacctccctccacaGCAGCACTGTCCCATGGCCACACAACAGAGCCTTCCCCCCAGGTCCTTACCTGCTTCTGGAAATGAACTTCAGGCAAACCGATGCTCAACTCTAAGGGGAGGGCTGCGACTGAGAAGAAATAAGAAGGTGCCGCCCTGTGGAAACATAGAACATGGTCATGGGAGGAGCCAGAAGGGCCCAGAGGCTGCTGCAGCAGGACCTGGTGCACACCCCCACGCGGAGGGAACAGAAGTGCTGGCATGTGGCCATGGGCTCTGTCATAGTCCAGAAATACCTGTGTGTCAGGCAAGCCCAGGGAGCCTGCCCCAACACCTAAGACAGGGTGCTGAGTGTGCACCAGGCCTGTCATTTCCGGCTCAGACCAGTCTGCCCGCTAACACAACACACACCTCCTTCTCTGGGCCAGTCACCCTGTCTAGAGACATGGGACCAGAATGACTCACTGTGACAGTGATGGGCAAGTCCTTGCATCTGCACGAGATGACCTCCCACCCACCAAACACCTCAGACAACAAGGCCAGGTCCTcatcttctgcctcctgtgtgttcCAGCTGTGTCCACCTGTGTGTGTAGCTGGTATCTGCAGAAGGCACGACTGAGGCTTATACTCTGACTGGCCTGGCTGCAAGTCTATACCCTAGGAACATCTCTTCTAAGAACCAAAGAACATGGCTTATCTGGCCTTTCCCCACCAATCTCATCACCTGGCTAATATGTGTTAACTAACCTGGTGGCAGTGTGGCCTACTGAAGGGACCTGTGACAACCACTTCAGGGCATTGAGGGTTTTGTGAGCCTCTATATCTCACCAAGTCTCAACCCTGCTCAGCCCTGCCAAGCCTGAGGGCAATGGCTtctgaggcagatgcaggagggaCCAAGGCAGCCTGGGAATATCTCCTTATCCCCTTTCTGTAGTCAAAGCTGCCGAGAGGCTAAGGGTGGCAAGCTTCTACAAGGGGATCTTCGCAAAcactgtgagtgtatgtgtgtgtgcacacctctgAACACGCATGTGGAGGTGACAGGAAGTGCAtgtttccccctcttcctcttggcctcattcctctgagacagggactcaaacttaacctgaagctcaccatgaggctggctggctagctggcCATTTTTtaggatctgcctatctctgcccacccccacccccaatggATTACAAACACATGGCCATTtaatatggtgctgggaattcaaactcaggtcttcaagtcTATAGTACAACtgtttttagccactgagccatctccccagccccacacagTGGAACTGCAAGACGGCTCAGAGTCTCTGAGTCTCTGAGATGGAAGTGCCAGCATTCTGCCCGACACCCCCACCCACCATCCGAGCAGCCCTATAGGAACAGGCCATTTATAGCAAttaattgctttcttcttcctccagatATCAAAGCTCTGAAATACCAAGGAACCCTGGGGAACTTTCCACCCAAGCCCTCACATTCCTTCAGAACGAGATGAAAGGAGAAGAACCTCCTCCTACTTCTGAGGGGCTTTCATTTCTTCAACTGCAGAGACCACTAATTATCCCTCCTGTCCATGGGGCGCAGGACCTTCCAAGGAGGGGAGGACGACTGTGTGGCTTTAAGTGAAGGCATCAGAGGGCAGGGCTGCCCAGGCCTCCCAGCCAGCTAGCCTGTTTGTCAGGCCAATGGTCCCAGACTACAAAGAGAGAAACTAAGGCTCATGGTGCCATGGCCCTGTGCAGCACCAGACACCTAGCGAGCTCCAGGAGCTGGCTTCTTTCCAGCCAGCTGTCGCTGACCAGCAGCAGAACCCAAGGCTGCTCACCACTCATGTGGTTCATTTCACAGTAGATCAGAAGGGCTTGAGCTGTGTGCCTCACAGGGTAGCCATGGGATGCCGGCTGCTTCCTGCACTGGGGCTGCAGGGTGGCTAGGCCTTACCACTCACTCTGCTACCACTGCTTTGgaattctgtcattttcttttttccttccttccttccttccttcctgtttttccatttttttcaatgctagggattgaacccatgcttctaggcaagcactccaacAAGCTACatactcctcctcctttttcttttttcttcagacaatatttctctgtgtagccttggccttCTCTGtatagctgtcctgaaacttgttctgtagaccaggctggcctcgaactcacagatctacctgcctctgcctcccaagagctgggattaaaggtgtgcaccaccacgcccagctttctCCTTCTTACAGATAGGttctcatatagtccaggctggcttacTTGATCTTACTGCCTAAAGTACTAGGAATACAGACACATATCACCAAGATACTTTCACATGTTTGGGAGCTTTTTAGAATTTTCTTGTCTGTGAGTCATCTaatgattgactgattgattgattgtgctgggatcaaacctagggccccATGAATACTAAGCCaacactctatcactgagttatACACCCCCAAACCCATTTTGGAATttgtaataatgtattttatgtgcattggtgttttgcctgcatgcatgtctgtgtgaggatgccagatcccctggaactggagtcacagacagttgtgaggtaccatgtgggtgctgggaattaaacctctggaagagtagttagtgctcttaaccacagagtcatcttTCCAATCTCTGTaatatttatcttaaataaaGAGTCCATCATTGGGCCTCATAAATTATATGGCTGATCCAAAATGAAAGGGGTTTCCCAACATGCCAAAGGCCCCACAGTCTTATACAGACCACTACCTGGACTCGAGGATTTATCAAGCTGTTCCAGTCACACCATGCTCTATTCTGGGCTCAGGCTGTGGGGATACAGAAAGGGGGCATTAACACAGGGCCTTCTTTGCCAGAGATAGCCAAATGGCTGAGGAAATCATATTATACACAGCCAATAGCACAAATAAAGATACTGTGATGAGCCACAAAGATAggttaaaacacaaacatttctAGAATGCCAAGCAAAGATTACAGATTGTACCATGGATGGCCTCCCTTACTCCAGgagatctgaggcaggaggaggaaagacCCAAGGCCTTAATtcaaagcagtgtgtgtgtgtgtgtgtgtgtgtgtgtatgaagcaCAGGAACTAGCTCTGGGAGAAGTCACTGGACCTGGGTCTTGACAGATGAATAGGAGTTagctggaagagaaagaggaaggtgcAGACACAGGCACTAACAACAATTACTGGCATCTATCTTCTCGACAGCAGGCACTGAGAATACATAGAAGATCGACTTGCGATGAAGGGAGACAGACACCATGCAAGTCATACTCAGGACaatatgtaaacagagactgttcacttgtttcctggctgcccagacctgaaataatcacacagaaactatattaattaaaacactgcttgacacttcttattaactaactctcacatcttatattagcccattgctattattttgtattttacctcgAGGCTAATGTTCCGGaggtaaggttctgtctggtgtctgtctccttcgatggcttcatggtgtctccctgactccgccttcttttttcctctatctctgtttggaatttttgccttgctctattctgtacTGCCACAgtcccaaagcagattctttgttaaccaatggtaataaaacatcacagcatacacagggaatcctacatcaacaACGCTTCTCTGACAGGGtgacaaagaacacagaaagaaatataaggcATCCTGGGGACATGCTTCCCAGAGCTTGGCCTTTTGAATGCTGTTAGGAGACTACCTGGGCCCCAGTGACAGCCCAGAGGACAAGCTGGACAAGCAGGACTGAGAAGCCTACAGAGAGATGACACAGACTCTTCCTTCACATAGAGTAAGCACACAGTGAACATCTCCAAAGATGCCTGGTACCAGAGTGGAGGCACCAGGACCTCCTGAGCATTACTAGACAAGCATGGGGTTCTGGGGGAGAAGCCTTGTGAGCCCATACAGGTGATAACACAGGAAGGCCTGGGCTGCCGCAGACACACCCAGAACAGCAGGAGAAACCTGAGGCCCAAGGTGTCTGGGGCTTCCCTGAACCAAACCCAGCTTGCCAGAGCGTCAAGCCCTGGTCTAGGGTGACCGAGCTAAGAGGCCTAGGTAAAGTCCAAGCGTGCATGAAGAAGACAGTGGGGAGAAAGGACTCCAGGAGAGGATCTCTTGCCAGGGGAACACACGAGCAAGCAAGGACAGCTCTGCTGTGTGCCCTCTACCCACTTTGCCTCAGTCAGGCCTCACTGTTCACCTGTCACTAACCCAGCCATCACGAAGAAGCCCCTCCCGCCCCAGCTGCGGCAGACAGTGCACAGTAAGGGCAGTTGCTAGCCAGCACCTATTGCACGTGGAGAGTGCTAACCTATCCACTCCTCGTCTTCTTCATGGGTTTCTGGCTCTAAgcagtcccccacccccaaactcagCACTAGTGCTGACAGCCACCTCTCTGTACCATttcaggagcagagcagagacagtCCTATTTGTCCTTATACCTGTACGGGTCCACTCCTGCTAGGTGGCCACTGTACTATTTGCTGGAGACTAGCCTGGGTCTTGTCTGGAACTACTCTTAATCTTCCTTTTGCCTCTTAAAGGTGGGGCCAGCTAAGAGTGTGTTTGGGGGTGATTCTCAAGCCACATCCACGTAGTCCAAAAGAACAAGGGAGTCAGGCTTGGCGGGACAAGTCTAGAAGcccaggactagggaggtggaggcagagtccaaagtcatcctcagtcATCTAGGACCTGAGACCAGACCAGTCCAGGCTACTCGAgaacttgtctaaaaaaaaaacaacaacaacaaacatataaatgaactgactaaatcaagcaagcaaggaaagaagagagTGGTCTACACATGAGAAAAGGTACAAAGATCACAgtacaaagacagaagaaagcagagcacagagaaacccggggaggaggcacacacaggaaaaggagGACCACCTACAGGCATCAATCCCTTGTGCTAAGCCTGCATGGATCCCAcctgcgaacacacacacacacacagagagaggagagagagagagagagagagagagagagagagaggagagagagagagagagagagagagagagagagaacgagcgAGCACTGCTGGGGCTGTGGGCTAGGATGACTCCAGTGTCAGGGAGGCCTTTCTAAGTGAACACACAAAGGCCATTGTTTCTGGGAATCGTCCCAGGCAAAGCCTGAAACAGGAAGGCAGAGGTCAGCTCCCAAGCTCAGGTTTTCTCCCAAGCAGAAGCAGCCCTGGGGCTGGGGaccagaggaaaaggaaatgaccACTTCAGAGTCTGCAGAATGGATATGCAGGCCCTGACTGCTACAGTACCAGCACCCTCTGCCTCCACCGCAGGTCAGGAACTAAATGGGAGACAGATTGGCTGTACAAAGCTCCTGTCTCCCCACACAATCTCCAGTCAAAGGTGTATGGGAGGACAAGATCACTGGTTATCCAGCCAAGGTCACTGGTCATCAGTTCAGAGTCTGCTGCCAGAGGAACCCAGCCCTTGTCCTCCTACAGGTGAAAAGGAACTGAGTCACAGTGGCATCCTCCAGCCTTCTACCCTCTAACTATGTGATACATGGGGGCAGGAAACAGAGCAATGCCAAGGCAAAGAGGCACCCCAAATATTACCTAACCAACACCAGTGAGTCCAAACAGGCAGGGAAGGGTCCAACAAAGTGGGAACAAGAAAACTTTGTGTCAGGCCAGTGTAGGGCTTTGTGACTGACTGCCAGGCACCAGGGCAGGACACTGGAACTTGAAGACATACCCGGTCCCTGACAACAAGTGGCCTTGGGAAAATGTGTGCATTTACTCCATCAATACGTGCACAGGGTGAAGGCAGAGGCACTGAAGAGTCTTAGAGGAG harbors:
- the Ctnnbip1 gene encoding beta-catenin-interacting protein 1, which produces MNREGAPGKSPEEMYIQQKVRVLLMLRKMGSNLTASEEEFLRTYAGVVSSQLSRLPQHSIDQGAEDVVMAFSRSETEDRRQ